One genomic segment of Desulforamulus reducens MI-1 includes these proteins:
- a CDS encoding stalk domain-containing protein, translated as MKKFMATVFTLALLFNCVASAMAAPANNVVFYLNMNKYVVDNSQYTMDAAPFIEKGRIFVPIRYLAYACGVVEQDVQWHHVFETVTLKRKDTTLQLQVGINQAIKNDLVEELDISPIMKGDRTYLPARWIAESLGYQVQWNEKSKTMVISQNS; from the coding sequence ATGAAGAAGTTCATGGCAACAGTTTTTACCCTAGCCCTGTTATTTAATTGCGTAGCCAGTGCCATGGCTGCCCCCGCGAACAATGTCGTTTTTTATTTAAATATGAATAAATACGTCGTTGATAACAGCCAGTATACGATGGACGCGGCCCCTTTTATAGAGAAGGGTCGTATCTTTGTACCCATTCGATATTTAGCCTATGCCTGTGGAGTGGTAGAGCAAGATGTTCAATGGCATCATGTTTTTGAAACTGTAACACTGAAAAGAAAAGATACTACTCTTCAATTACAAGTAGGGATTAATCAAGCAATTAAAAATGATCTTGTGGAGGAACTGGATATCAGTCCTATTATGAAGGGAGATCGTACCTACTTGCCTGCTCGCTGGATTGCAGAATCACTGGGCTATCAGGTTCAATGGAACGAAAAAAGCAAAACTATGGTTATATCCCAAAATTCATAA
- a CDS encoding YwiC-like family protein, translating to MKIVLPKEHGAWAMMLAPFVIGATIHGLKWLHLPLFMGWVFLYLLSYPLLMVIRNAGNYSLYGKWLFIYGVLAAVCLTIPLYYYPELMILGALMIPFFIVNVYFAKSKQERGLMNNFSAIVILSLGSVASNYLSVGRLTEEAIYAWFLCVLFFGGSVFFVKTMIREKNNILFRYYSWLYHGLLVFLPIATHQQWILSMTYLPSLVRAIVCTNREMAPLQIGKVEILNTIFFTVCLIIYLH from the coding sequence ATGAAAATTGTTTTACCAAAAGAACACGGAGCATGGGCTATGATGCTGGCTCCATTTGTGATTGGGGCAACAATACACGGACTCAAATGGTTGCATCTACCCCTTTTTATGGGCTGGGTATTTCTTTATTTGCTCTCATATCCCCTACTTATGGTTATCCGTAATGCAGGTAACTATAGCCTCTATGGAAAATGGCTATTTATATATGGGGTGTTGGCGGCGGTCTGTTTGACAATTCCTCTTTATTATTATCCAGAATTAATGATCCTAGGGGCGCTAATGATCCCCTTCTTTATTGTCAATGTTTACTTTGCAAAATCTAAACAGGAACGGGGATTGATGAATAACTTTAGTGCCATAGTGATCCTGTCCCTGGGATCTGTGGCCAGCAACTATCTATCAGTTGGAAGATTGACAGAAGAAGCCATCTATGCCTGGTTTTTATGTGTATTGTTTTTCGGTGGATCGGTGTTCTTTGTTAAAACTATGATTCGTGAAAAGAACAATATATTATTTCGCTATTATTCATGGCTCTATCATGGACTGCTTGTTTTCTTACCAATTGCCACACATCAACAATGGATTCTTTCTATGACTTATTTACCCAGCCTTGTTAGGGCCATAGTTTGCACCAATAGAGAAATGGCCCCGCTGCAAATTGGTAAGGTAGAAATCCTTAATACAATATTCTTCACAGTTTGTCTTATCATTTATCTACATTAA
- the aprB gene encoding adenylyl-sulfate reductase subunit beta: MPSFVIAEKCDGCKGQDKTACMYICPNDLMVLDKEKMKAYNRDTSQCWECYCCVKICPQQAIDVRGYADFVPMGASCVPLRSSDSIMWTVKFRNGMLKRFKFPIRTTDEGTAVPDGGYTLDQEDLNSQLLFTEPYSTGTPELPGLKK, translated from the coding sequence ATGCCTAGCTTTGTAATTGCTGAAAAGTGCGATGGTTGCAAAGGTCAGGACAAAACCGCTTGCATGTACATTTGCCCCAACGACCTAATGGTTCTGGACAAGGAAAAAATGAAAGCCTATAACCGGGATACTTCCCAGTGCTGGGAATGCTACTGCTGTGTAAAAATTTGCCCACAGCAAGCAATCGACGTTCGTGGCTATGCTGACTTCGTTCCTATGGGTGCCAGCTGTGTTCCTCTCAGAAGCTCCGACAGCATTATGTGGACTGTTAAGTTCCGTAATGGTATGCTGAAGCGCTTTAAGTTCCCCATCCGTACCACTGATGAAGGAACTGCTGTTCCCGATGGCGGCTATACTTTAGATCAAGAAGATCTGAACAGCCAATTGCTCTTCACAGAGCCCTATTCCACCGGTACTCCTGAACTTCCTGGCCTGAAGAAGTAA
- a CDS encoding CoB--CoM heterodisulfide reductase iron-sulfur subunit B family protein: MKYTYYPGCSSEGTAISYHHSALEVAKILGLDIKEIDDWNCCGSTVTSSVIGQFAADVLAARNLALAEKMGQEDVVATCSSCYAILGSVNKKFADEKFKTNANDALGKDELSYSGGLNVRMLLDVMVSDVGLETIASKVVKPLKGLKVAGYVGCQTVRALREFDNWENPTFLDDITRTLGAEAVNFSHKLKCCTGAMALSSPDVTISAIYPILKSAHDAGADLIVTPCPLCQMNLDAYQIKVNKIYGTNYNIPVLFFTQLMAIAFGLDRKKAALDYCIVSPNNALAGFGA, encoded by the coding sequence ATGAAATATACTTATTACCCGGGATGTTCCAGTGAAGGAACAGCTATTAGTTACCATCACTCTGCCCTTGAAGTAGCGAAAATTTTAGGACTGGATATCAAGGAAATAGACGATTGGAACTGCTGCGGATCAACTGTAACCTCCAGTGTTATTGGCCAATTCGCTGCAGATGTATTAGCAGCCAGAAACCTTGCATTGGCCGAAAAAATGGGACAAGAGGATGTAGTTGCAACTTGTAGTTCATGTTATGCTATTCTAGGAAGTGTTAATAAAAAATTTGCTGATGAAAAGTTTAAAACAAATGCCAATGATGCTCTCGGCAAGGATGAACTTAGCTATAGTGGCGGTTTAAATGTCCGTATGCTACTTGATGTTATGGTATCGGATGTTGGTTTAGAAACCATTGCTTCCAAAGTGGTTAAACCACTAAAGGGTCTAAAAGTTGCAGGGTATGTTGGATGCCAAACTGTTAGAGCTCTCAGGGAATTCGACAATTGGGAAAACCCTACATTTTTAGATGACATTACTCGCACACTGGGTGCCGAAGCAGTTAACTTCAGTCACAAATTAAAATGCTGCACTGGCGCGATGGCCTTAAGTTCACCCGATGTAACCATTTCTGCAATCTATCCTATCTTGAAAAGTGCCCATGATGCAGGAGCTGACCTAATAGTAACACCCTGTCCCTTATGCCAAATGAATCTGGATGCCTATCAAATTAAGGTTAACAAGATTTACGGTACTAACTATAATATACCGGTATTATTCTTTACTCAGTTAATGGCCATAGCCTTTGGCTTAGATCGTAAGAAAGCAGCACTGGATTATTGTATCGTATCACCTAATAATGCGCTTGCTGGTTTTGGCGCATAA
- a CDS encoding PilZ domain-containing protein: MVSSQELISLKQKILLQTDLQPAFNTTITAIDQDKKIFWVNLPREGNQVLVLQEHQQINIGISLPKGFYQAETSVALLGNCNEKFYGFVIPPSFTETQERKFMRVNRSTNVIFHFGNKEAQTALVNFSAGGIMVYLVPHLENILLSTDILKAHLILDDFPFEIDVQLSWKKQYDHIPFAGFKFINMTPSVQEALSILSTRYIKANTH; the protein is encoded by the coding sequence ATGGTTAGTAGTCAGGAGCTTATATCGCTTAAGCAAAAAATATTGTTGCAAACGGACCTTCAACCGGCCTTCAACACAACCATTACTGCTATTGATCAGGATAAAAAAATTTTTTGGGTTAACCTTCCCAGGGAGGGTAACCAAGTACTTGTTTTGCAAGAACATCAACAGATAAATATAGGGATCTCACTACCAAAGGGTTTTTATCAAGCAGAAACTTCTGTGGCATTATTGGGAAACTGCAATGAAAAATTCTACGGTTTTGTGATTCCTCCTAGTTTTACAGAAACCCAAGAAAGAAAGTTTATGCGTGTTAACCGTTCAACCAATGTAATATTCCATTTTGGAAACAAAGAAGCTCAAACAGCCCTGGTTAACTTCTCCGCCGGCGGTATCATGGTTTACCTTGTTCCTCATTTGGAAAATATTCTTTTGTCTACTGATATTCTGAAAGCTCATCTTATCTTAGATGATTTTCCCTTTGAGATCGATGTCCAACTATCTTGGAAAAAACAATACGATCATATCCCCTTTGCAGGTTTTAAATTTATTAATATGACTCCAAGTGTTCAGGAAGCTCTTTCTATTTTATCAACAAGATATATAAAGGCAAACACTCATTAA
- the sat gene encoding sulfate adenylyltransferase produces MALVQPHGGKLTPVLAPKEQRAELKAKAEKLPVIRMSSRESSDCLMLGMGAFSPLTGFMTQADYQGVIDNMHLASGLAWPLPVTLAVTKDQAASIEVGQELALVDDETDIYVGIIKVADKYEYDKVKECKATFFTDDADHPGVQKVMSQGEVYLGGDIVTFSEMGYATKYAGYYAHPAETRALFESKGWSTVCAFQTRNPLHRSHEFLCKIGNEVCDGLFLHPIVGKLKKGDIPAEVRFECYKAHMENYFNPATIEMRVYPMEMRYAGPKEAILHAIFRQNFGCSHILVGRDHAGVGSYYTAYQAQEIFDEFKPGEILCQPIKVTASYYCKKCMGMATEKTCPHTKEDRIAISGTKVREMFSKGELPPLEFGRKEVLEILTKYYQSLEK; encoded by the coding sequence ATGGCATTAGTTCAACCCCATGGTGGCAAACTGACCCCGGTGCTGGCTCCCAAAGAGCAGCGCGCAGAACTGAAAGCCAAAGCTGAAAAACTACCCGTAATTCGCATGAGCTCTCGCGAGTCTTCCGACTGCTTAATGCTCGGCATGGGTGCTTTCTCCCCTCTAACTGGCTTCATGACCCAAGCTGATTATCAAGGTGTTATCGACAACATGCACTTAGCAAGTGGCTTAGCTTGGCCCCTGCCTGTAACACTGGCAGTTACCAAGGACCAAGCTGCAAGCATCGAAGTTGGCCAGGAACTGGCTCTGGTTGATGATGAAACTGATATCTATGTTGGTATCATCAAAGTTGCTGATAAGTATGAATATGACAAAGTTAAAGAATGCAAAGCTACTTTCTTTACCGATGATGCAGACCATCCTGGTGTGCAAAAAGTAATGTCCCAAGGTGAAGTATACCTGGGCGGCGACATTGTAACTTTCTCAGAAATGGGTTATGCCACTAAGTATGCTGGATACTATGCTCACCCTGCAGAAACCCGTGCTCTGTTTGAATCCAAAGGTTGGAGCACCGTTTGTGCATTCCAAACCCGTAACCCCTTGCACCGTTCCCACGAGTTCCTGTGCAAGATTGGTAACGAAGTATGCGATGGCCTTTTCTTACACCCCATCGTTGGTAAACTGAAAAAAGGTGATATCCCCGCTGAAGTACGTTTCGAGTGCTACAAAGCCCACATGGAAAACTACTTCAACCCTGCTACCATTGAAATGCGCGTGTATCCTATGGAAATGCGCTATGCTGGTCCTAAAGAAGCAATCCTGCATGCTATCTTCCGTCAAAACTTCGGTTGTAGCCATATCCTTGTTGGCCGTGACCACGCTGGTGTTGGTAGCTACTACACTGCTTACCAAGCTCAAGAAATCTTTGACGAATTTAAACCCGGCGAAATTCTTTGCCAACCCATTAAAGTTACCGCTTCCTACTACTGCAAGAAGTGCATGGGCATGGCCACTGAGAAAACTTGCCCACACACCAAGGAAGACCGCATTGCAATCAGCGGCACCAAGGTTCGTGAAATGTTCTCCAAAGGTGAACTTCCACCGCTGGAATTTGGCCGTAAGGAAGTTCTTGAAATACTCACCAAGTACTATCAAAGCTTAGAAAAGTAA
- a CDS encoding YkgJ family cysteine cluster protein: MLQQVELYSALGKAEQNNLFIKLQEVYEKLPKTTCTGCATCCNWGSPPAFFIEYLNMYKHIRDNQKAEWPNIIKKSAEYFYLELVDRQQKCPFLNEDNQCSIYHVRPFSCRSYGLLSKEDFETGNRGLQQLAKKFKEEYDLVIPQEIIDYELPWCDKVVSDAGKFIEKSTLAGYVAQIGTLDCYFFSQDLVDQEGTLLPYPVHLANTILGSGARARKMKIMKQYTEGNRELLDSIMDKALSFHF; encoded by the coding sequence ATGCTACAACAGGTAGAATTGTATTCCGCTCTAGGGAAAGCCGAACAAAATAACCTTTTTATTAAACTTCAAGAAGTCTATGAAAAACTCCCTAAAACTACCTGCACTGGTTGTGCCACATGTTGCAATTGGGGTAGCCCTCCGGCCTTCTTTATTGAATATTTAAATATGTACAAACATATAAGGGACAACCAAAAAGCAGAATGGCCGAATATTATCAAAAAATCTGCTGAATACTTTTACCTGGAACTAGTAGACCGTCAGCAAAAGTGTCCCTTCCTTAATGAAGATAATCAATGCTCAATTTATCATGTTCGCCCCTTTTCCTGCCGTTCCTATGGGTTATTATCTAAAGAAGATTTTGAAACAGGCAACCGTGGTCTGCAACAGCTGGCCAAAAAATTTAAAGAGGAATATGATCTGGTGATCCCCCAAGAGATTATTGATTATGAACTTCCCTGGTGTGACAAAGTTGTTTCAGACGCCGGTAAGTTTATTGAAAAATCAACTTTGGCTGGCTATGTTGCCCAGATTGGAACCCTTGACTGCTATTTCTTTTCACAGGATCTGGTAGACCAAGAGGGAACACTCCTTCCCTATCCTGTGCATTTAGCAAATACTATTCTCGGCTCTGGCGCCCGGGCCCGTAAAATGAAAATTATGAAGCAATATACAGAAGGAAATCGGGAATTGCTGGATAGTATAATGGACAAGGCTTTATCTTTTCATTTTTAA
- a CDS encoding response regulator transcription factor, whose product MNNGTILIADDDHRIVKIVSHSLEQEGYRVITAKDGEQAVQLATTMKPDIVIMDIMMPKLDGLEASQKIKMKVDVPIIILSAKDDVVDKIVGFKMGVDDYQTKPFSPAELALRVKAVLRRSKAVPEKKGKDVLDYQNFYIEYSTRLVRIWGKEVTLTAKEFDMLWLMASHPNQIFSRLQLLEQIWESHFEGDEDTVTVHIRRLRRKIERDAAKPELIKTVWGVGYKFEAPKE is encoded by the coding sequence ATGAATAACGGAACGATATTGATTGCAGATGATGATCATAGAATTGTTAAAATAGTTTCTCATAGTCTGGAACAGGAGGGGTACAGGGTAATAACTGCTAAGGACGGGGAACAAGCTGTTCAATTAGCCACCACCATGAAGCCAGATATTGTTATTATGGATATCATGATGCCTAAACTGGACGGGTTAGAGGCTTCCCAGAAAATTAAGATGAAAGTCGATGTTCCTATCATCATATTGTCTGCCAAAGATGATGTTGTTGACAAAATTGTTGGGTTTAAAATGGGAGTGGATGATTACCAAACAAAACCCTTTAGTCCCGCGGAATTGGCCCTAAGGGTAAAAGCAGTTCTAAGAAGAAGCAAAGCTGTACCGGAAAAGAAGGGCAAGGATGTACTGGATTACCAAAATTTTTATATAGAATATTCTACCCGTCTTGTCCGAATATGGGGGAAGGAAGTTACGCTTACCGCAAAGGAGTTTGACATGCTTTGGCTGATGGCCTCCCATCCCAACCAAATCTTCTCCCGCCTCCAATTATTAGAACAAATTTGGGAGAGTCATTTTGAAGGGGATGAGGATACCGTAACAGTTCATATTAGAAGGCTAAGGAGAAAAATAGAAAGGGATGCTGCTAAGCCAGAGTTGATTAAAACTGTTTGGGGAGTTGGTTATAAATTTGAGGCGCCCAAGGAATAA
- a CDS encoding 4Fe-4S dicluster domain-containing protein has product MTEAMAKEKATVKYDSQFTKKVYEMENGKWVKMCMQCGICPTTCALKEKMDLSPRRIIQLIRAGRKDEVLQANTMWLCTSCYACACRCPRGVPMMDVMHDLRHLAVENGINHNSQSMAEVYAKDVSKRGRIWEGGLTLNYGLKIGLGNFFKMALDMQDIGKNMMFHRRLTLLPPKGVKNPGKLREVLSRAAEIAKREGAH; this is encoded by the coding sequence ATGACTGAAGCGATGGCAAAAGAAAAGGCCACGGTGAAATACGATTCACAATTTACCAAAAAAGTCTATGAGATGGAAAACGGCAAATGGGTTAAGATGTGTATGCAGTGTGGCATTTGCCCTACTACCTGTGCTCTTAAAGAAAAAATGGATCTTTCCCCCAGACGTATTATCCAACTGATTAGGGCCGGACGTAAAGATGAAGTATTGCAGGCTAATACTATGTGGTTGTGTACTTCGTGTTATGCCTGTGCCTGCCGTTGTCCCCGAGGAGTTCCGATGATGGACGTAATGCATGATCTCCGTCACTTGGCTGTAGAGAATGGTATTAATCACAACTCCCAGTCGATGGCAGAAGTTTATGCCAAGGATGTTTCTAAGCGGGGTCGGATTTGGGAAGGTGGACTAACCCTTAATTATGGTTTGAAAATTGGTCTTGGCAACTTCTTTAAAATGGCCTTAGATATGCAAGATATTGGAAAGAATATGATGTTTCACCGCCGCTTAACTCTGTTACCGCCGAAGGGTGTAAAGAACCCTGGTAAATTACGCGAAGTGTTAAGTAGAGCTGCTGAAATTGCCAAGAGGGAGGGTGCCCACTAG
- the aprA gene encoding adenylyl-sulfate reductase subunit alpha, with amino-acid sequence MPNFETVVVNTDILILGGGMAACGAAVEAAYWAKKQGLKITLVDKAAMDRSGAVAMGLSAINQYLGIAKGENTVEDYVKYVKNDLMGIARDDQVADIARHVDSSVHLFEKWGLPIWTNDEGNYVRGGRWQIMLNGESYKIIVAEAAKNALGTDNIYERVYICEPIMDGDRIAGAIGFSTREEKVYVFKAKAVLASMGGAVGVFKPRSTGEGLGRSWYPPFSSGSSAYFTMVAGAEMTCQEVRFIPVRFKDAYGPVGAWFLLFKSRAVNGFGEEYMVTRRPELDNWGPYGKVKPIPANLRNYLGMLDVSDGKGPLFMETDEAIANLAKKYEDDPKAFKKKMKELENEAWEDFLDMTVAQAILWAASNIAPEEKHSEIAAAEPYFIGSHSGASGAWVSGPADIAPAEYQWGYTNMTTVKGLFAAGDASGASSHKFSSGSHAEGRIAGKSMVRFVVENNQEPNIDDAKVEELKAKILKPLAVWEEFAGFTTDPETNPNYILPKMYMFRLQKMMDEYAGGVVANFTTSKTLLEVGLELLTMLKEDSQKLAARDLHELMRAWENIHRTLQAESHIRTVLFREETRFPGYYFRADLPKMDPDWEVFCNCKYDAANGEWEMIKRPIIRLVD; translated from the coding sequence ATGCCGAACTTTGAAACTGTAGTAGTTAATACCGACATTCTGATTCTTGGTGGCGGTATGGCAGCTTGCGGCGCAGCCGTTGAAGCAGCTTACTGGGCTAAGAAACAAGGTTTAAAAATAACTCTGGTTGATAAAGCTGCTATGGACCGTTCTGGTGCAGTTGCAATGGGTCTGTCTGCTATTAACCAGTACCTCGGTATCGCTAAAGGCGAAAACACCGTAGAAGACTATGTTAAATACGTTAAAAATGACTTAATGGGCATCGCCCGTGATGACCAAGTCGCTGACATCGCTCGTCACGTTGACTCTTCCGTTCATTTATTTGAAAAATGGGGTCTCCCCATCTGGACCAACGACGAAGGCAACTATGTACGCGGCGGTCGCTGGCAAATCATGCTGAACGGTGAATCTTACAAGATCATCGTTGCTGAAGCTGCTAAGAATGCTCTTGGCACTGATAACATTTACGAGCGTGTTTACATCTGTGAACCCATCATGGATGGTGACAGAATCGCTGGTGCCATCGGTTTCAGCACCCGTGAAGAAAAAGTATATGTATTCAAGGCTAAAGCTGTATTGGCTTCCATGGGCGGCGCTGTAGGCGTATTCAAGCCTCGCTCCACTGGTGAAGGTCTTGGCCGTTCCTGGTATCCTCCTTTCAGCTCTGGTTCCTCTGCTTACTTTACAATGGTTGCCGGTGCTGAAATGACTTGCCAAGAAGTTCGTTTCATCCCCGTACGCTTTAAAGATGCTTACGGTCCTGTAGGCGCTTGGTTCCTGCTCTTCAAATCCCGTGCTGTTAACGGTTTTGGCGAAGAGTATATGGTTACCCGTCGTCCTGAATTAGATAATTGGGGTCCCTATGGTAAAGTTAAGCCTATCCCTGCTAACCTGCGTAACTACCTCGGTATGCTGGATGTAAGCGACGGCAAAGGCCCTCTGTTCATGGAGACCGACGAAGCTATTGCTAACTTAGCTAAGAAATACGAAGACGATCCCAAAGCCTTCAAGAAGAAAATGAAAGAACTGGAAAATGAAGCTTGGGAAGACTTCCTTGATATGACTGTTGCACAGGCTATCCTGTGGGCTGCTTCCAACATCGCTCCCGAAGAGAAACACTCCGAGATTGCTGCTGCTGAACCTTACTTTATCGGTTCTCACTCTGGTGCTTCCGGTGCTTGGGTTTCCGGTCCTGCTGACATTGCTCCTGCTGAATATCAGTGGGGTTATACCAACATGACCACTGTTAAAGGTCTGTTCGCCGCTGGCGATGCTTCTGGTGCTTCCAGTCACAAGTTCTCCTCCGGCTCCCACGCTGAAGGTCGTATTGCTGGTAAATCCATGGTTCGCTTTGTAGTAGAAAACAACCAAGAACCCAACATTGACGATGCTAAGGTAGAAGAATTAAAAGCTAAGATTCTGAAGCCTCTGGCTGTTTGGGAAGAGTTCGCTGGTTTCACCACCGATCCCGAAACCAACCCCAACTATATCTTACCCAAAATGTACATGTTCCGTCTGCAGAAGATGATGGACGAGTACGCTGGTGGTGTTGTTGCTAACTTTACCACATCCAAGACTCTGCTGGAAGTTGGCCTTGAGCTTTTGACGATGCTGAAAGAAGACAGCCAGAAGCTAGCTGCACGTGACCTGCACGAATTAATGAGAGCATGGGAAAACATCCATAGAACCCTGCAGGCAGAATCCCATATTCGTACTGTATTGTTCCGTGAAGAAACCCGTTTCCCTGGCTACTACTTCCGTGCTGACCTGCCCAAGATGGATCCAGATTGGGAAGTATTCTGTAACTGCAAGTACGATGCTGCTAATGGTGAATGGGAAATGATCAAACGCCCCATCATCCGTCTGGTTGACTAA
- a CDS encoding YlbF family regulator: MMTKIDAALDICIELGKVLSETEEYQNMKKAELALMHDQDARNLVEGLQKLQMDVQKKKLAGLPLTEEDKKQMQEAEAKAIENSIVKASFEAHEKFQAMMTLVSTKIRQGIRANEQPEISEDDVEDINA, translated from the coding sequence ATGATGACAAAAATTGATGCAGCTCTAGATATTTGTATTGAATTAGGAAAGGTTTTATCGGAAACTGAAGAATACCAAAATATGAAAAAGGCTGAATTGGCTCTTATGCATGACCAAGATGCTCGTAATTTAGTAGAAGGCCTTCAAAAATTGCAAATGGATGTTCAAAAAAAGAAATTAGCCGGCCTGCCGCTAACTGAAGAAGACAAGAAACAAATGCAGGAAGCAGAGGCTAAGGCCATAGAAAACTCCATTGTTAAAGCTTCCTTTGAGGCTCATGAAAAGTTTCAGGCTATGATGACTTTGGTCAGCACGAAAATTCGTCAAGGTATTCGCGCAAATGAGCAACCGGAAATATCAGAAGATGATGTAGAAGATATTAATGCATAA
- a CDS encoding CoB--CoM heterodisulfide reductase iron-sulfur subunit A family protein: MANKSILVVGGGISGITAAVEAAEVGYEVFLVERNAYLGGKVSQINEYFPKLCPPNCGLEINFQRIKKNPKIRVITMAEVESISGQEGNFDVTVKMNPRYVTDNCTGCGKCSEVCPVERANAFNLGMDKTKAVYLPQPFAYPMKYVIDNTACTGASCGKCVEVCDVKAIDLNMGAKTMNLNVGAVIWATGWNSYPVEKLANYGSGTVTNAISNIMMERLAAVTGPTNGKIVRPSDGQEPKNIAFVQCAGSRDENHQKACSSVCCMATLKHIDYVKRQYPDAKVTIYYMDIRAMGKHEDFYNKIKEYDINMIKGKPSEILEDETKDVIVIAENQNTQEITQLKYDMVVLATGMAPATAVSQVPAAVAYDVDGFVQSGSVPGVYAAGCVAKPGDVASSVQSATAAVLKAIQSTVRG, translated from the coding sequence ATGGCAAATAAAAGCATATTAGTTGTTGGTGGCGGTATTAGTGGTATTACCGCTGCTGTGGAAGCCGCCGAAGTGGGTTATGAAGTGTTCTTAGTAGAAAGGAATGCTTACTTGGGCGGTAAAGTATCTCAGATTAACGAATATTTCCCTAAACTATGCCCACCTAACTGTGGACTGGAAATTAACTTCCAAAGGATTAAAAAGAACCCCAAGATCCGGGTTATAACCATGGCGGAAGTTGAAAGTATCTCCGGTCAGGAGGGTAATTTTGATGTTACCGTCAAAATGAATCCTCGTTATGTAACTGACAACTGTACTGGCTGCGGCAAATGCAGTGAAGTATGTCCTGTTGAACGGGCCAATGCCTTTAATTTAGGAATGGACAAGACAAAGGCAGTCTATTTACCACAACCCTTTGCTTATCCCATGAAGTATGTTATCGACAATACAGCCTGCACCGGTGCTTCTTGTGGCAAATGTGTTGAGGTATGTGATGTAAAAGCCATTGACTTGAACATGGGTGCCAAGACCATGAATCTTAATGTTGGTGCTGTTATCTGGGCCACTGGTTGGAATTCCTATCCTGTGGAAAAACTAGCCAACTATGGAAGTGGTACTGTTACCAACGCCATCTCTAATATTATGATGGAAAGATTAGCGGCCGTTACCGGACCGACCAATGGCAAGATTGTTCGTCCTTCCGATGGACAAGAACCCAAGAACATCGCCTTTGTACAGTGCGCTGGTTCCCGTGATGAGAATCACCAGAAGGCTTGTTCCTCGGTTTGCTGCATGGCAACATTAAAACACATTGATTATGTGAAGAGACAATATCCCGATGCTAAGGTCACCATTTACTATATGGATATCCGGGCAATGGGCAAGCACGAAGATTTTTATAATAAGATTAAAGAATATGATATCAACATGATTAAAGGCAAGCCTTCGGAAATTTTGGAAGACGAAACAAAGGATGTTATCGTCATAGCTGAAAACCAAAATACCCAGGAAATTACCCAATTGAAGTATGACATGGTGGTTCTGGCAACTGGTATGGCACCTGCCACCGCAGTTTCTCAAGTACCTGCCGCAGTGGCTTACGATGTAGACGGCTTTGTTCAAAGTGGCTCTGTACCGGGTGTTTATGCTGCAGGCTGTGTGGCAAAACCCGGAGATGTAGCCTCTTCCGTGCAAAGTGCAACCGCTGCTGTTCTTAAAGCCATCCAATCTACGGTGAGGGGGTAA